The DNA window GGCTGGAGTCGTGAGCGCGGCATACGTGCCCCGCATATGATCCGGCACATCGGGATGACGCGCGGTGAAGCCCTTCACATGCGCTTCATAGATGACCGTGCGGCTCCACGGAGTCTTCAACGGCCGATCGCCGCCCCAGGTAAAGGCTTGATCGATGACGACGCTCTTCGGGATGTTGCCCGCGTTATTCCGCTCGTCGAAGGACAGATCCAATTCGGCATCGCCGATGCGATAGCCGAACATGGCGTCGGCCCATTCGATGGTGCCGGCGATGGATTTGGCGTAGGGATCGATCAGGAGCTTGTGGGGGTTGAACCGATGACCCTCTTCCGGAGCGTAGGGGCCGTGAACGCGGTAGCCGTAATGTTGACCCGGCCAAAGCCCCGGAATATAGACGTGCCAGACTTGATCGGTCCGTTCTTCCAAACGGATGCGATGGGTCTCCTGCTCCGCGTCTGGTCCGTCGAAGAGGCAAAGCTCGACGGCGGTAGCGTTTTCGGAAAAGAGGGAAAAGTTGACGCCCTCGCCATCCCATGTCGCGCCCAGAGGATACGGACGTCCCGGCCAGGTGCGCATCGCGGACCGTTCCTTTCCCGGAGCACTCGACGAATCAATCCGCCTCGCTCCGCTTTCGTCACGACCCACTCTCGACGTCTGCCGCTGCGTTGCCTTCTCTCCCTATACTGAGTTCCGGCGACCAGAATCAAGTAGCCCTCGTGAGAACCAGACTTGAGTCACAGCGCCGGCGCCGGTAGAGTACGAAGGATGTTGCATGCCACACCGCATGACGAACGCTGGACCCTCGACCTCGGGGCTTGCATCCAGCAAGACGGGGAAGTGGTGTTTCGAGTGTGGGCTCCGTTCGTAGAGAAGGTCGCCGTTCGCCTGCTCGGCGATGCGGAGGCCACTATTCCGATGACGCGGGACGAGCGCGGCTACCATACGACGGCCCCCCTGTTGGTCCGGCCCGGGACGGAATATCTGTATCGCCTGGACGATCGCGTCGAACGGCCTGACCCTGCGTCCCGTTTCCAGCCCCATGGGGTCCATGGGGCCTCGGTCGTCGTGGCCCCGGCCGATTTTTCCTGGTCGGATCAGCAGTGGCGGGGGCTGCAGGCCAATACGTTAGTGCTGTACGAACTCCACACCGGCACGTTCACGGAAGCCGGCACCTTCGACGGCATCAGAGACCGGCTGGCCTATCTGAAGCATGAGGTCGGCATCACCGCGATCGAGCTGATGCCGGTCGCGCAGTGCCCGGGCCGGAGAAACTGGGGCTACGACGGCGCCTATCCCTTCGCGCCCCAGGCCAACTATGGAGGCCCGGAAGGGCTGAAGCGATTGGTGAATGCCTGTCACGAGGCCGGGCTCGCCGTCATCCTCGATGTGGTGTACAACCATTTCGGCCCCGAGGGCACCTACGTGCACGAGTTCGGTCCCTACTTCACGGATCGGTACCGCACGCCTTGGGGCGCGGCGCTGAACTATGATGGACCGGACAGCGACGAGGTCCGCCACTTCATCATCAGCAATGCCCTGTACTGGGTCACCGAGTACCACATCGACGGACTGCGCCTGGATGCCGTACACGGCATCTACGATTTCAGCGCGCGCCATATCCTCGATGAGATCCGATCGGCGGTGCATCGTCAGGCTGAGCGCCTCCGACGACAAATCCTCGTCATCGCCGAAAGCGACTTGAACGATGCACGGCTACTTGCCCCGCCGGAATCGGGAGGCTATGGCCTCGACGCCCAATGGAATGATGATTTTCACCACGGCTTGCACGTGGCGCTGACGGGGGAACGCAACGGGTATTACCAGGATTTTGAGGGGCTCCCGGATATGGCTTCGGCCTACCGCCATGGATTCGTCTACCGGGGCCAACGTTCGCCTCTCCGTCGCCGACGGCATGGCAATGATCCTGGACAGCTCCCGCCATCAAAATTCGTGCTGTTCGCGCAAAACCATGACCAAATTGGAAACCGGGCGGTCGGAGACCGATTGAGCACATTGGTATGCCGCGAAGCCTTGGATGTCGCGGCGGCGGCGGTCCTGCTGTCGCCCCAGATTCCGCTGTTGTTCATGGGGGAGGAGTATGGCGAGCGGGCGCCATTTCTCTATTTCGTCGATCACGGAGACCCCGGACTGCGGGAAGCGGTCCGGATCGGCCGGCGCCGGGAGTTCGCCCCCCTCGGTTGGCCCCCCGATCACATTCCCGACCCGTCGGACCCCACTGTGTTCACGCGAAGCCGGCTGGATTGGAGCAGGGAACGCACGGCCGAGGAACGCAGTCGACTGGAGTGGACGAGGCGCCTGATCCGGCTGCGGACACAACTGTGCCTGGCCATGACCAGCGGCCCGGTGCACTGCCGGCCATCTGGGCACCCGGACGTGCTTCTGCTGGAATGGACGACCGATCTGGTCGAACCCTGCACATCGCTGCTGCTGATCCTCGGCCTGAACGCGGCACCAGCCTCGATCGATCCCACAGGGCCGATCGGCGGGTGGACGTTGGAAACTGACTCGATTCCGACTCATTCGGGTCCGCATGGCCATGAGCCCATGCTTCCGCAACGACTGGTAATGTCCGCTCCCCATACGACGCTTCACCTTCCAGCATTCGTGGTCGGTCTGTACCAGAACCAGTCGCCCATCACTACCTCGCACACGGCGCCTCAGAGGCCAAATCCCTCGCCGCACGTCTAACACAGGATCTCGCCGGGACACCGGCACCGTTGTCGCAGAGTGGGATACAGTCCCATTGGAACTAGGGTTCTTCCGAGCAACCTCGAGTCAGCCGGTCGCTACAATAAGCCCTTAACATCGTGGACGGGCGGGGAGCCGACGACGAAAGGAGTTCCGCCGATGGGAACGCGAAACGGTTTGTCTCGACCTCAGGCCGGCACGCATCGCATGTGGCCGATCAACTCCACACGCTGGGGGTTTCGGATGCAATCGGCCCCTCAGATGGACGAAGACCAGCCCCCGCCGCAGGTCCGTAAGGTCGACAACGCGAAGGCCGATGCCTCACGCCTGAACGCGCGACGGCCACAGCAGGAATAGGGCGCCAATCGTGAACGTTGTGGGTGCCAGCGGCAGGAGATGTATCGATCGGGCAGGGCCGTCTGTTTAGAATTCCCCGCGAACGACCGCGCTTCCGGAGTAAGACGCATGGCGAAAATTCCCGTTTCCACCTATCGGCTTCAATTCAACCGTGCCTTTCGATTCAAGGATGCCGCAGAAGTCACCGGGTACTTGTCCGACTTAGGTATTACCGATGTCTATTGTTCTCCCTATCTCGCCTCGGTTCCAGGAAGCGCACACGGGTACGACATCGTCGACCCGGGCCGGCTCAATCCCGAACTTGGGAGCGAGGAAGAGTTCGGCCACTTCGTGCGGGCGCTCCAAGAACGCGGCATGGGCCAGATCATGGACGTGGTGGCCAACCACATGGGCATCAATTCCGAGATCAACCGCTGGTGGCAGGATGTGCTCGAGAACGGACCCGGTTCTCCCTTTGCGGCCTATTTCGACATCGACTGGACGCCGCTGAAGCCGGAATTGCAGGACAAGGTCCTGCTGCCGATTCTCGGCGCGCCCTATGGACGGGTGCTCGAGGCCAAGGAACTGCAACTGCAATACGACGAAGGCCGGATCGTACTGGCCTATTACAGTCACCGCTTTCCCATCGCGCCTGAAACCTGCTCGCTTCTCCTTACGAACGGCCTGGATGCGTTTCTCCAGCAGGAGGGAACGGAGGCCCCCCACGTCGTCGAACTACAGAGCAT is part of the Nitrospiraceae bacterium genome and encodes:
- the treZ gene encoding malto-oligosyltrehalose trehalohydrolase — its product is MLHATPHDERWTLDLGACIQQDGEVVFRVWAPFVEKVAVRLLGDAEATIPMTRDERGYHTTAPLLVRPGTEYLYRLDDRVERPDPASRFQPHGVHGASVVVAPADFSWSDQQWRGLQANTLVLYELHTGTFTEAGTFDGIRDRLAYLKHEVGITAIELMPVAQCPGRRNWGYDGAYPFAPQANYGGPEGLKRLVNACHEAGLAVILDVVYNHFGPEGTYVHEFGPYFTDRYRTPWGAALNYDGPDSDEVRHFIISNALYWVTEYHIDGLRLDAVHGIYDFSARHILDEIRSAVHRQAERLRRQILVIAESDLNDARLLAPPESGGYGLDAQWNDDFHHGLHVALTGERNGYYQDFEGLPDMASAYRHGFVYRGQRSPLRRRRHGNDPGQLPPSKFVLFAQNHDQIGNRAVGDRLSTLVCREALDVAAAAVLLSPQIPLLFMGEEYGERAPFLYFVDHGDPGLREAVRIGRRREFAPLGWPPDHIPDPSDPTVFTRSRLDWSRERTAEERSRLEWTRRLIRLRTQLCLAMTSGPVHCRPSGHPDVLLLEWTTDLVEPCTSLLLILGLNAAPASIDPTGPIGGWTLETDSIPTHSGPHGHEPMLPQRLVMSAPHTTLHLPAFVVGLYQNQSPITTSHTAPQRPNPSPHV